The Fusobacterium polymorphum genome segment CCATTTTCAGCTTCATTTTTAGCAAGTTTTACATATTCTTTTCTTCTGTCAGCAGTAAGTTCAGGTAAAACAAGTCTTATAACTCTACCATCATTATTAGGTGTCATTCCTAAGTTAGCTGCAAGTAAAGCTTTTTCAATTTTAGAGATTAAAGATTTGTCCCAAGGATCAATAACTAAAAGTCTTGCTTCTGGTGCAGAAACAGTACCTATTTGATTTAAAGGAACTTCACTTCCATAGTTTTCTACTTTAACTCCATCAAGCATAGATACATTTGCTCTTCCTGCTCTAATAGCTGTAAATTTTTCTTTTACTGCTTCAATAGTTTTTAACATTTTCTCTTCACATTCTTTAACAAGTTTGTCACTAGCTATACTCATAAATCCTCCTTAAATTTCAAATTAATATAATTAATCTGCTACAACAGTAGTTCCAATATGTTCACCCATAATAACTTTTTTTAGGTTACCTTCATCTAAGGAATTAAATACAATTATAGGTAATTTATTTTCTCTACATAGTGAAATAGCAGTGGCATCCATAACTTTTAAATCTTTTGCTAAAACTTCATTATATGTAACTGTTTCATATTTTTTAGCATCAGGATATTTTACAGGATCTTTATCATATATTCCATCAACTTTTGTAGCTTTTATAACAACATCAGTTTCCATTTCAATAGCTCTTAAAGCAGCTGCTGTGTCTGTTGTGAAATATGGATTCCCAGTTCCAGCTCCAAATATAACTACTCTACCTTTTTCAAGATGTCTTTGAGCTCTTCTCTTTATAAAAGGTTCTGCAACTTTTGGCATTTCAATAGCAGTTTGGACTCTAGTAGGAACTCCTAGTTTTTCAATTGAATTTTGTAGTGCTAAAGAGTTTATAACAGTAGCAAGCATACCCATATGATCTCCTGTAACTCTATCTACCCCTTGTGCAGCACCAGAAATACCTCTAAATATATTCCCACCTCCTATAACAATAGAAACTTCAACTCCAAGGTCAACAATTTCTTTAATTTGTTTTGCATAAGAAGTGATAACATCAGATGAAATTCCAAACTCTTGATCTCCCATCAAGGCTTCTCCACTTAATTTCAATAAGATTTTCTTGTAAAAAGGGCTTTCCATATTTCCTCCTCTAATATTTTTTATTTAAAAAAATAGAGGATGCAAAGTTGCATCCTCATAAATAATTATCCATTGATTTGAGCAGCAACTTCTGCAGCGAAATCTTCTTCTTTCTTTTCTATTCCATCTCCAACTTTAAATCTTTCAAATGATAGAACTTTAATATCTCCTGCATATTGTTTAACAGTTTCTTTGTTTTCAGCTCTTACATAGATTTGATCTACTAAACAATTTTCTTCATAGAATTTATGCATTTTTCCTGTTAATATTTTTTCAATTATATTAGCAGGTTTTCCTTCTTCTTCTAATTGTTTTCTAGCAATTTCTTTTTCATGTTCTAAGTCAGCAGCAGTAACCTCTTCTTCTGATAAATATTTAGGATCCATTGCTGCAACATGCATTGCTATGTTTTTAGCTTTTTCTAAGTTTGTTTCTGTTGGTTCTCCAGACATTTCAACTATAACACCTAATTTTCCACCTAAGTGACTATAAGTTTGAACAAAACCATCTTTTGCAACTACAACTGCTAGTCTTCTTAAACTCATATTTTCACCAATTTTAGCAATTAAATCAGTTAAAGCCTCAGAAACTTTTTTGTCTCCTTCAACTTGTGCTTCATTTAATTCTTCTAATTGATGTACATTTCTTTCTAGAGCAATTTTTACTAATTTTTTACCAAATTCTTTAAATTCTTCATTTTTTGCAACAAAGTCAGTTTCAGAGTTGAACTCTAATATAACTGCTTTTTTATGATCAGGAGTAGCTTCATCAAAAATTAATCCTTCAGCAGCAATTCTTCCTGCTTTTTTAACAGCTTTAGCTATACCTTTTTCTCTTAGGTAATCTATTGATTTTTCTATATCTCCATCATGAGATTCTAATGCTTTTTTACAATCAAGCATTCCTGCTCCTGTTCTTTCTCTTAATTCTTTTACTAAAGCAGCTGTTATTACGGCCATTTTATTACCTCCTATAAGATTATATTATTCTACTGAACCTTCTTCAACATTTACTTCTTCTGATTGAGGTTCTACATTTTCTATTCCTTGGTTTCCTTCAACTATTGCATTAGCTATAACAGAAGTAATTAATTTTACTGATCTTATAGCATCATCATTTGCAGGGATTGGATAAGTTATTAAATCAGGATCCACATTTGTATCTATCATAGCAAATACAGGGATACCTAATAAGTGAGCTTCTTTAACTGGTAATTCTTCCATTTTTACATCCACTACATATATTGCATCTGGAACTCTTTCCATATCTCTAATTCCAGATAAGTTTTTAGAAAGTTTAGATAATTCTTTTCTAAATTCAGCAGCTTCTTTTTTAGTGTAGTCTGAATCTAAGATTCCTTCTGCATCCATTTTTTCTAATTCTTTCATTCTTTCAATTCTCTTTTTGATTGTAGAGAAGTTTGTTAGCATTCCACCTAACCATCTACTATTTACATAGTACATTCCAGATCTTTCTGCTTGTTCTTTAATAGCTTCTTGAGCTTGTTTCTTAGTTCCAACAAATAGAACTTTTCCTCCATCTTCAGCTATTTTTCTCATTTCTTCATAAGCTTCTTCTATTTTCTTTAAAGATTTATGTAAATCAATTACATGAATTCCATTTCTTTCTGTGAAAATATACTTAGCCATTTTTGGATTCCATCTTTTAGCTTGATGCCCAAAGTGAACTCCAGCTTCCAATAATTGTTTCATTGATACAACTGACATTTTTTTCCTCCTAAAATTTTAAATTTGGTTATTCTTCCATCAATCTCAAAACTAAGCAATCTAACAAAAAAATTAGAACACCATGCTTAGAAATAATTGATGTGATTATTTAACACCAAAAAATTTTACCATATTTTTCATACTTTGTCAATTATTCTCTCTTGTAATGCTGTCCTTTTTATGTTAAAATAAAATAACAAAAGTAGTTTATTACATATATTAGTAACTTAATTAAAAACTACATAAAATTTTGGAAAAATTATTAAACAATTAATGATTGAAAAAATATGGAGGTGTTTTTTATGTCAGAATTAGGAAACATAAGAATAGCAGATGATGTAGTAAAAACAATAGCAGCAAAGGCAGCAATGGATGTAGAAGGTGTTTATAAACTAGCTGGTGGAGTTGTAGATGAAGTTAGTAAAATGTTAGGAAAGAAAAGACCAACTAATGGAGTTAAAGTTGAAGTTGGAGAAGTTGAATGCAGTATAGAAATTTATCTAGTTATTAAATATGGATACAAAATTGTAGAAGTTGCAGAAGAAGTTCAAAAGGCAATTTTGGAAGCAGTTTCTAGTTTAAGTGGATTAAAAGTTGTTGAAGTAAATGTTTATGTACAAAATGTAAAAATGGAAGAAGTAGAACAAACAACTGAGGAATTTGAAGACTAATTTAGGTGGTGTATATATGTTTAAAAAAATAATATTTTTCTTTGCTTGGGTAGGAATATTTATAATATCCTTAATAAGTTTAAACTATGTACTTTTACCTGGTCAAGTTTTCTATGATAATCCTTACACAGCAAATATAACTACTTTTCAATATAAGATGGTTATACTTGTTGTAGCTTCTTTATATATTTTTATATGTTTATACAAATTTTTTAGTCTTTTTGAAAGAAAAAAAGATTATGAAAGAAAAACTGAAAATGGAACATTAAAAATAACAAGAGCTACAATTAACAATTATGTTACAGATTTATTAAGAAAAGATCCAGATATTACAGGAATAAAAACAACAAGTGAATTAAAAGGAAATAAATTTTTAATTTATGTTAAATGTGAATTATTAGCTAAAATTAATATTGCTGATAAAATAGCTCAGCTTCAAAATCTTATTAAAAAAGATTTAAATGATAATATTGGTGTTGAAGTAAATAAAGTTATAGTTAATATTTCTAAAATAGAAGCAAAAGAAATAGTCAGAGAAACAGAAACAATTAAGGAAACTCCTGATATCACTAATAATGAAGTTAGTGATGATACAGAGGTGAGTAACTAATGCCAGATAATATTTTAGAAGTTCTATTAGAAAAAATTATTAATAATTGGAGAAAAGTTTATGGAGCTATTGTAGGTTTTATAGTTGGACTTACAGTAATTAACTATGGAATTTTAAAAGCTATTGTTGTATTTGCTTTTGCTTTTATAGGTTATAAGCTAGGAGATTCTTCGTTTATAGAAGGAATAAAGAAAACTATTTTAAAAAGATTAAAAGAGGATTAATCAAATGAACAAAAATTTTGAAGAACAAGAAAAAAAAGCAAAAGTTGGGGTAAGACTAGCAAGAGAAGAGGTATTTAAATTAGTTTTTGGAGCGGAGGCAACTGAAGCAACTTCTGATGAATTAAAACAAGATTTTGATATATATTTACAAAATGATGAAAAGTTCATAGCTACTTTAAATGAAAATCAGTTAGAGTTTATAAGAAGTTCTATTAATGGAATAGCTGAAAATTATGATAATATTAAAGATATTATAAAGAAAAATACTAAAAACTGGGCTTATGCAAGAATAGGTGTAATTGAAAGGGCTTTATTAATAGTGGCAACTTATGAATTTTCATTTAAAAATACTCCTATTGAAGTTATTGCTAATGAAATAGTTGAATTGGCAAAAGAGTATGGAAATGAAAAATCTTATGAATTTGTAAATGGTATTTTGGCAAATATAGAAAAAAATAAAGGAACTATTTAATAGTTCCTTTTTTGTTATTTAATTTTTAAATTTAAAATGTTTTGTTTAATACTCCTAATCCAGCCAATATAGTAGCTGTGATTATTAATTTTCTTGTTATTTTTCCATTTAAAATTCTATTAAATTCCTCTCTGTTATAGTTTCTATAAGCATCCATAATTTTCACCCCAATCTTTTAGCTACTTTATTTTATACTAATATTATACACTATATATTTTGAAAGTCAATATATATTATGATAAAATATTTATTGATATAAATATTAATAAAGCAGCTCCTAAAAAATGAGATTTTTGTCCTAAGATATTTCCAAATTTATCTCCTAATATAAAACCTAATCCAGCTATTATAGCAGTGATAATTCCAATTTCAACTGTATATAAGAAAGTTTGGTAAAAAGGAAGAATTGAAAATGTCAATCCAACTAACAATGCATCTAAACTTGTAGCAATTCCCATTATAATTAAAGTTTTAAAATCTAAGTATTTTTCATCATACTCCATTTCTTCTTTTTTTAATGCTTCCCTTAACATCATGAGTCCTAAAAATAAAAATATAGCAAATGAAACATATTTTGAGTATAATGAAATATAGTGTATAAATAAAGTTCCTGACAATGAACCCACTAATGCCATAGCAAACTGAAAGATACCAAAAGTTAATATAATTTTTATAAAATTTTGTTTTTTTTGGGCTTCTGTTGAGGCTATTCCTTGATAAATAGAAAGGGACATAGCATCCATAGCAAGTGCTAAGGCTGTTATTAA includes the following:
- the frr gene encoding ribosome recycling factor, whose translation is MSIASDKLVKECEEKMLKTIEAVKEKFTAIRAGRANVSMLDGVKVENYGSEVPLNQIGTVSAPEARLLVIDPWDKSLISKIEKALLAANLGMTPNNDGRVIRLVLPELTADRRKEYVKLAKNEAENGKIAVRNIRKDINNHLKKLEKDKENPISEDELKKEEATVQTLTDKYVKEIDDLFAKKEKEITTI
- the pyrH gene encoding UMP kinase, whose amino-acid sequence is MESPFYKKILLKLSGEALMGDQEFGISSDVITSYAKQIKEIVDLGVEVSIVIGGGNIFRGISGAAQGVDRVTGDHMGMLATVINSLALQNSIEKLGVPTRVQTAIEMPKVAEPFIKRRAQRHLEKGRVVIFGAGTGNPYFTTDTAAALRAIEMETDVVIKATKVDGIYDKDPVKYPDAKKYETVTYNEVLAKDLKVMDATAISLCRENKLPIIVFNSLDEGNLKKVIMGEHIGTTVVAD
- the tsf gene encoding translation elongation factor Ts: MAVITAALVKELRERTGAGMLDCKKALESHDGDIEKSIDYLREKGIAKAVKKAGRIAAEGLIFDEATPDHKKAVILEFNSETDFVAKNEEFKEFGKKLVKIALERNVHQLEELNEAQVEGDKKVSEALTDLIAKIGENMSLRRLAVVVAKDGFVQTYSHLGGKLGVIVEMSGEPTETNLEKAKNIAMHVAAMDPKYLSEEEVTAADLEHEKEIARKQLEEEGKPANIIEKILTGKMHKFYEENCLVDQIYVRAENKETVKQYAGDIKVLSFERFKVGDGIEKKEEDFAAEVAAQING
- the rpsB gene encoding 30S ribosomal protein S2, whose protein sequence is MSVVSMKQLLEAGVHFGHQAKRWNPKMAKYIFTERNGIHVIDLHKSLKKIEEAYEEMRKIAEDGGKVLFVGTKKQAQEAIKEQAERSGMYYVNSRWLGGMLTNFSTIKKRIERMKELEKMDAEGILDSDYTKKEAAEFRKELSKLSKNLSGIRDMERVPDAIYVVDVKMEELPVKEAHLLGIPVFAMIDTNVDPDLITYPIPANDDAIRSVKLITSVIANAIVEGNQGIENVEPQSEEVNVEEGSVE
- a CDS encoding Asp23/Gls24 family envelope stress response protein, yielding MSELGNIRIADDVVKTIAAKAAMDVEGVYKLAGGVVDEVSKMLGKKRPTNGVKVEVGEVECSIEIYLVIKYGYKIVEVAEEVQKAILEAVSSLSGLKVVEVNVYVQNVKMEEVEQTTEEFED
- the amaP gene encoding alkaline shock response membrane anchor protein AmaP; this encodes MFKKIIFFFAWVGIFIISLISLNYVLLPGQVFYDNPYTANITTFQYKMVILVVASLYIFICLYKFFSLFERKKDYERKTENGTLKITRATINNYVTDLLRKDPDITGIKTTSELKGNKFLIYVKCELLAKINIADKIAQLQNLIKKDLNDNIGVEVNKVIVNISKIEAKEIVRETETIKETPDITNNEVSDDTEVSN
- a CDS encoding DUF2273 domain-containing protein yields the protein MPDNILEVLLEKIINNWRKVYGAIVGFIVGLTVINYGILKAIVVFAFAFIGYKLGDSSFIEGIKKTILKRLKED
- the nusB gene encoding transcription antitermination factor NusB, which codes for MNKNFEEQEKKAKVGVRLAREEVFKLVFGAEATEATSDELKQDFDIYLQNDEKFIATLNENQLEFIRSSINGIAENYDNIKDIIKKNTKNWAYARIGVIERALLIVATYEFSFKNTPIEVIANEIVELAKEYGNEKSYEFVNGILANIEKNKGTI
- a CDS encoding manganese efflux pump MntP family protein, which produces MSTIGVLITALALAMDAMSLSIYQGIASTEAQKKQNFIKIILTFGIFQFAMALVGSLSGTLFIHYISLYSKYVSFAIFLFLGLMMLREALKKEEMEYDEKYLDFKTLIIMGIATSLDALLVGLTFSILPFYQTFLYTVEIGIITAIIAGLGFILGDKFGNILGQKSHFLGAALLIFISINILS